In Nocardia asteroides, the following proteins share a genomic window:
- the pip gene encoding prolyl aminopeptidase, producing MSAFFPPIDPYADGLLEVGDGNEVYWCASGNPAGRPVLVVHGGPGSGSSERARKSFDPSLFRIVQCDQRGCGRSIPNAADPATDMTVNTTEHLIADMERLRVHLGIDRWLLYGGSWGSTLILAYAQRYPERVTGIILIGVTTTRRREIDWLYQGLARLLPAEWSRFRSVLGRDSDLVEGYRQLLEHPDPAVRRGAAIEWCRWEDAVIAHESQGSPGQYSAVSDADMLAFVRICTHYFAHGAWLDEGVLLRDAGRLAGIPGELIHGRLDLSAPLETAWELANAWPDARLHVIDDSGHTGSPAMGEALAAALARFAQPDTDSTG from the coding sequence GTGTCGGCATTCTTCCCTCCGATCGATCCGTACGCCGACGGCCTGCTCGAGGTCGGCGACGGCAACGAGGTGTACTGGTGTGCCAGCGGGAACCCTGCCGGCCGACCGGTGTTGGTGGTGCATGGCGGGCCCGGCAGCGGGAGTAGTGAGCGGGCCCGGAAGTCCTTCGACCCGAGCCTTTTCCGGATCGTGCAATGCGACCAGCGCGGCTGCGGCCGCAGCATTCCGAACGCCGCCGACCCGGCCACGGACATGACGGTGAACACCACCGAACACCTGATCGCCGATATGGAGCGACTGCGCGTCCATCTCGGCATCGACCGCTGGCTGCTCTACGGCGGTTCCTGGGGCTCCACACTCATCCTCGCCTACGCCCAGCGGTACCCGGAGCGGGTCACCGGGATCATCTTGATCGGGGTCACCACCACACGCCGCCGCGAGATCGACTGGCTGTACCAGGGGCTCGCGCGACTGCTGCCCGCCGAATGGTCGCGGTTTCGATCCGTACTGGGCCGCGACAGCGACCTGGTCGAGGGCTACCGGCAGCTACTCGAACACCCGGACCCCGCTGTGCGGCGCGGCGCCGCGATCGAGTGGTGCCGCTGGGAGGACGCGGTCATCGCGCACGAATCCCAGGGCAGTCCAGGTCAATACAGTGCCGTATCCGACGCCGACATGCTCGCCTTCGTCCGGATCTGTACCCACTACTTCGCACACGGGGCATGGCTCGACGAAGGCGTACTGTTGCGCGACGCCGGGCGGCTGGCCGGGATCCCCGGCGAGCTGATCCACGGCCGCCTCGATCTCAGCGCCCCACTCGAAACCGCATGGGAACTCGCCAACGCCTGGCCGGATGCCCGTCTGCACGTCATCGACGACTCCGGACACACCGGCAGCCCCGCGATGGGCGAGGCCCTCGCCGCCGCCCTCGCCCGCTTCGCACAGCCGGATACCGACTCGACCGGATAG
- a CDS encoding helix-turn-helix domain-containing protein, with protein MFTDGGAVTGGLLRELRTIAGIGLRTMAARTCFTTGYLSLVETGRKPVTSAVLAGYRAVLGDPTLGLANVDPERLQATVADPSAAGTSSLEDVAVILERTRHLEDAAGAELVAPVIRGMDGVARALAAERVGGSGAACIASEVARYRGWLEHAIGRPHLSNRALEDAARLAEAAGDRSQLAHSYSFRAYTARHQGDTARAVALTDAAIGVDGAHPILGVYDRYQRAELLAVRKESRQAGKALVLADKAAEAADGIELPTFGYWYTAGFWGVQRGIVLALLGRKSDAMAEAAQGVAAMPAGHQTAGWLASMLEQIDPEMNSGS; from the coding sequence ATGTTTACCGATGGCGGGGCGGTGACCGGGGGCCTGCTGCGCGAGCTGCGCACGATCGCCGGGATCGGACTGCGGACGATGGCAGCACGCACATGCTTCACGACCGGCTACCTGTCCCTGGTCGAGACCGGGCGTAAGCCAGTGACCTCAGCCGTTCTGGCCGGATACCGAGCGGTACTCGGCGACCCGACGTTGGGTCTGGCGAATGTCGACCCGGAGCGGCTACAGGCCACGGTCGCCGACCCGTCCGCCGCCGGCACCTCCAGCCTGGAGGACGTCGCGGTAATCCTCGAACGCACAAGGCATTTGGAAGACGCGGCAGGCGCGGAACTCGTTGCGCCGGTGATCCGGGGGATGGACGGCGTAGCCCGGGCGCTCGCCGCCGAGCGGGTCGGTGGCAGCGGGGCGGCGTGTATCGCATCGGAGGTCGCGCGTTACCGGGGATGGCTCGAGCACGCGATCGGTCGTCCGCATCTATCCAACCGTGCGCTCGAAGATGCGGCACGGCTCGCAGAGGCAGCGGGGGACCGGTCCCAGCTCGCACACTCCTACAGCTTCCGCGCGTACACCGCGCGCCACCAGGGCGACACCGCGAGGGCGGTCGCGCTGACAGATGCCGCTATCGGCGTGGACGGCGCGCACCCGATCCTCGGTGTGTACGACCGGTACCAGCGCGCGGAACTGCTCGCGGTACGCAAGGAATCACGCCAGGCGGGAAAGGCTCTGGTCCTGGCGGACAAGGCAGCCGAGGCGGCAGACGGGATCGAGCTGCCGACCTTCGGCTACTGGTACACGGCCGGATTCTGGGGCGTTCAGCGAGGCATCGTGCTGGCGCTGCTCGGCCGCAAATCCGACGCCATGGCCGAGGCTGCACAGGGCGTAGCCGCGATGCCCGCTGGGCACCAGACCGCCGGTTGGCTGGCATCAATGCTCGAACAGATCGACCCTGAGATGAACTCGGGGAGTTAG
- a CDS encoding carboxymuconolactone decarboxylase family protein encodes MRVAKRIRSYATVLGQARRNRGDLVGWLGRRPQIGAATAVYETALLFSNKLDPRLKELAELKTAGLVACQFCLDIGSALAATSGLSEQQITDLPRYRTSTAYTELERLVIAFAEAMTSTPAVDLDEVREELLTHLSKAQLTELAAGIAWENQRARLNQGLGVQPTGMSDGMACALPEPARSRQADDGA; translated from the coding sequence ATGCGGGTGGCCAAGCGGATCCGGAGTTACGCCACGGTGCTGGGCCAGGCCCGGCGCAATCGCGGTGATCTGGTGGGGTGGCTGGGCAGACGGCCGCAGATCGGGGCGGCGACGGCGGTCTACGAGACCGCGCTGCTGTTCAGCAACAAACTCGATCCCCGGCTCAAGGAACTCGCCGAGCTCAAGACGGCCGGGCTCGTGGCCTGCCAGTTCTGCCTGGACATCGGCTCGGCGCTGGCCGCCACCAGCGGACTCTCCGAGCAGCAGATCACCGACCTGCCCCGGTACCGCACCAGCACCGCCTATACCGAGCTGGAACGCCTGGTCATCGCGTTCGCCGAGGCGATGACGTCGACTCCGGCCGTCGACCTCGACGAGGTGCGCGAGGAACTGCTCACCCATCTGTCGAAGGCCCAGCTGACCGAGCTGGCGGCGGGCATCGCGTGGGAGAACCAGCGCGCCCGGCTCAACCAGGGTCTCGGCGTGCAGCCGACGGGAATGTCGGACGGCATGGCCTGTGCCCTCCCGGAACCCGCTCGATCACGCCAGGCCGATGACGGCGCCTGA
- a CDS encoding cupin domain-containing protein: MRIRREVLVGAAVAAATLALAPATSATPSSGVTVQPLAQVDVSAFVPFAELPTTYTFRRIGLAPGATLGWHYHDGPVLAFVTAGSVTRYEAADCLPVTYTAGQGLSETVGPDHVHVGRNLGTEPAELYVAYLNRPGEPLFVDAPDPNCP; encoded by the coding sequence ATGCGAATCCGCCGGGAGGTTCTCGTCGGCGCCGCGGTCGCCGCCGCGACCCTCGCCCTCGCGCCCGCGACCTCGGCCACCCCGTCCTCGGGGGTGACCGTCCAGCCGCTCGCCCAGGTCGACGTGAGCGCGTTCGTCCCGTTCGCCGAACTACCGACCACCTACACCTTCCGCCGCATCGGCCTCGCCCCCGGCGCCACCCTCGGCTGGCACTATCACGACGGCCCGGTGCTGGCCTTCGTCACCGCGGGCTCGGTGACGCGATACGAGGCGGCCGACTGCCTGCCGGTCACCTACACGGCCGGCCAGGGGTTGTCCGAGACCGTCGGCCCCGACCACGTCCACGTCGGCCGCAATCTCGGCACCGAACCGGCGGAACTGTACGTCGCCTACCTCAACCGGCCCGGTGAGCCCCTGTTCGTCGACGCCCCGGACCCGAACTGCCCGTAG
- a CDS encoding acyl-CoA dehydrogenase family protein, translating to MYQWSDEDLMFRDAVRGFIAKEVTPHVDQLESGALPPFDIIRKLYATFGLDEMAREGLAKAIAREEAGTTGSGKSGGFSGAGSMGVILNSELAGVSLGLVASMGVSLGLTAATIRSRGTLAQKKRWLPELVTMEKVGAWAITEPDSGSDAFGGMKSYVRRDGADYILNGRKTFITNGPYADVTVVYAKLDEEDGTDRRDRKVLAFVLDKDMPGFVQSPPFKKMGMNSSPTGELFFENVRITPDRLLGETENPAKGDGKDSAKESFAAERIGIASLALGIINECHRLCVEYAKSRKLWGKEIAQFQLIQLKLAEMEIARINVQNMVFNAIERTAAGDKVTLAEASAMKLYSSRAATEVAMEAVQLFGGNGYMAEYKVEQLARDAKSLMIYAGSNEIQVTHIAKGLVAG from the coding sequence ATGTACCAGTGGTCCGACGAAGATCTGATGTTCCGCGACGCCGTGCGCGGATTCATCGCCAAGGAAGTCACCCCACACGTCGACCAGCTGGAGAGCGGCGCGCTGCCGCCGTTCGACATCATCCGCAAGCTCTACGCCACCTTCGGGCTGGACGAGATGGCGCGCGAGGGTCTCGCCAAGGCGATCGCGCGGGAAGAGGCGGGCACGACCGGCTCGGGGAAGTCGGGCGGCTTCAGCGGCGCGGGCAGCATGGGCGTCATCCTGAACAGCGAGCTGGCCGGGGTGAGCCTGGGCCTGGTGGCCTCCATGGGCGTGAGCCTGGGTCTCACCGCGGCCACCATCCGCAGCCGCGGCACCCTCGCGCAGAAGAAGCGCTGGCTGCCCGAACTGGTCACCATGGAGAAGGTGGGCGCCTGGGCGATCACCGAACCCGACTCGGGCTCCGACGCCTTCGGCGGGATGAAGTCCTACGTCCGTCGCGACGGCGCGGACTACATCCTCAACGGCCGCAAGACCTTCATCACCAACGGCCCGTACGCCGACGTCACCGTCGTCTACGCCAAGCTCGACGAAGAGGACGGCACCGACCGCCGCGACCGCAAGGTGCTGGCCTTCGTCTTGGACAAGGACATGCCGGGCTTCGTGCAGAGCCCGCCGTTCAAGAAGATGGGCATGAACTCCTCGCCGACCGGCGAACTGTTCTTCGAGAACGTCCGCATCACCCCCGACCGGCTGCTCGGCGAGACCGAGAACCCGGCCAAGGGCGACGGAAAGGACAGCGCCAAGGAGTCTTTCGCCGCCGAGCGCATCGGCATCGCGTCGCTGGCGCTGGGCATCATCAACGAATGTCACCGCCTGTGCGTCGAGTACGCGAAGTCGCGCAAGCTGTGGGGCAAGGAGATCGCGCAGTTCCAGCTGATCCAGCTGAAGCTGGCCGAGATGGAGATCGCCCGGATCAATGTGCAGAACATGGTGTTCAACGCCATCGAGCGCACCGCGGCGGGCGACAAGGTGACCCTGGCCGAGGCCTCGGCCATGAAGCTGTACTCCTCGCGCGCGGCGACCGAGGTCGCCATGGAGGCCGTGCAGCTGTTCGGCGGTAACGGGTACATGGCCGAATACAAGGTCGAGCAGCTGGCGCGCGACGCCAAGTCGCTGATGATCTACGCGGGCAGCAACGAAATCCAGGTCACCCATATCGCCAAGGGTCTGGTCGCCGGATAG
- a CDS encoding TetR/AcrR family transcriptional regulator gives MSGDWLATDRADLAAERILDAAAQLFAERGVAAVGMRDIATAAGCSRATLYRYFDNRQAVRVAFVHRETRRIVAGLGPRVAGIADPGERIIAAMLGAVAAVRADPLLIAWFRPDDSGTAGRISQDSDVIESLAVTIFADIDLSDPERGRLARWLTRIIVSLLATPGRDDADERAMLEQFVAPVIPRAFV, from the coding sequence GTGAGCGGCGACTGGCTCGCCACCGACCGCGCCGACCTGGCCGCCGAGCGCATTCTCGACGCGGCCGCCCAGCTGTTCGCCGAGCGCGGGGTGGCGGCGGTCGGCATGCGCGACATCGCCACCGCGGCGGGCTGTTCGCGGGCGACGCTGTACCGCTACTTCGACAATCGCCAGGCCGTGCGCGTGGCCTTCGTGCATCGCGAGACCCGGCGCATCGTGGCCGGTCTCGGCCCGCGGGTCGCCGGCATCGCGGACCCGGGGGAGCGGATCATCGCCGCCATGCTCGGCGCGGTCGCCGCGGTCCGCGCCGACCCGCTGCTCATCGCCTGGTTCCGGCCCGACGACTCCGGCACGGCGGGGCGCATCAGTCAGGATTCCGATGTCATCGAATCCCTCGCGGTGACCATCTTCGCCGACATCGACCTGTCCGATCCGGAGCGCGGCCGGCTGGCCCGCTGGCTCACCCGCATCATCGTCTCCCTGCTGGCCACGCCGGGTCGCGACGACGCGGACGAGCGCGCCATGCTGGAGCAGTTCGTGGCCCCCGTCATCCCACGTGCCTTCGTCTGA
- a CDS encoding cytochrome P450 → MSSTTSHAAVFELRSGETWRDPWSMYAALRDHDPVHRVIPDGREDADFYVLSRHADVWAAAKDPETFSSAAGLTVDYVDLAAAGFGAVKPFVFMDPPEHTDFRRRVSPGFTPRQVNSVEPAVRRFVVDRIERLRAAGTGDIVEQLFKPLPTMVVAHYLGVPEQDHGKFDAWTENIVGGAVAGAGLAAGDQHAFTAVGELAGYFSELIARRRVEPGDDTISHLLASGLGADGDNDGLIAILGFAFTMITGGNDTTTGNLGGAVQLLTAYPDQRELLVEDRSLIPDAIEEFLRMTSPVQGLARTTTRDVELHGTTIPAGRRVLLLYGSANRDEREFGDTAGELDIRRNPKRILTFSHGHHHCLGAAAARMQARVALEELLARCPDFTVDLDAVRWSQGNYVRWPVAVPFRAVRA, encoded by the coding sequence ATGAGTTCAACGACGTCTCATGCCGCGGTCTTCGAGCTTCGCTCGGGGGAGACCTGGCGCGATCCCTGGTCCATGTACGCCGCGCTGCGCGATCACGATCCGGTCCATCGGGTGATCCCCGACGGCCGGGAGGACGCGGACTTCTACGTCCTGTCCCGCCACGCCGACGTCTGGGCGGCGGCCAAGGATCCCGAAACCTTCTCCTCTGCCGCGGGTTTGACCGTGGACTATGTGGACCTGGCCGCCGCCGGATTCGGCGCGGTCAAGCCGTTCGTCTTCATGGATCCGCCCGAGCACACCGACTTCCGTCGCCGGGTGTCGCCCGGATTCACCCCGCGCCAGGTGAATTCGGTGGAACCCGCGGTCCGCCGCTTCGTCGTGGACCGGATCGAAAGGCTGCGCGCGGCAGGCACCGGCGACATCGTCGAGCAGCTGTTCAAACCGCTGCCGACAATGGTCGTCGCGCACTATCTCGGGGTGCCGGAACAGGACCACGGCAAGTTCGACGCGTGGACCGAGAACATCGTCGGCGGCGCGGTCGCCGGTGCCGGACTCGCCGCGGGCGACCAGCACGCCTTCACCGCGGTCGGTGAACTCGCCGGCTACTTCAGCGAACTCATCGCCCGCCGCCGCGTGGAACCGGGCGACGACACCATCTCGCACCTGCTGGCCTCGGGCCTGGGCGCCGACGGCGACAACGACGGCCTGATCGCCATCCTCGGCTTCGCCTTCACCATGATCACCGGCGGCAACGACACCACCACCGGCAATCTCGGCGGCGCGGTCCAGCTCCTCACCGCCTACCCCGACCAGCGCGAGCTGCTCGTCGAGGACCGGTCGCTGATCCCCGACGCCATCGAGGAGTTCCTGCGGATGACCTCGCCGGTGCAGGGACTGGCCCGCACCACCACCCGCGATGTCGAACTGCACGGCACCACCATTCCCGCCGGTCGCCGCGTCCTGCTGCTGTACGGCTCGGCCAACCGCGACGAACGCGAATTCGGCGACACCGCGGGCGAACTCGACATCCGGCGCAACCCCAAGCGGATCCTCACCTTCAGTCACGGTCACCACCACTGCCTCGGCGCGGCCGCCGCCCGCATGCAGGCGCGGGTCGCGCTGGAGGAACTGCTCGCCCGCTGCCCGGACTTCACCGTCGACCTGGACGCGGTGCGCTGGTCGCAGGGCAATTACGTGCGCTGGCCGGTCGCGGTGCCGTTCCGGGCGGTGCGGGCGTGA
- a CDS encoding Ppx/GppA phosphatase family protein, whose amino-acid sequence MTERIAAVDCGTNSIRLLISEVAADGTLTDVHREMRIVRLGQGVDATGRLAPEAIERTRAALADYVDVMLAQGVSRVRMVATSATRDAANRDDFFDMTRAELGRVVEGAVAEVITGDEEARLSFAGAVGELSADAGPFVVVDLGGGSTELVVGDGDGVRAAYSADIGCVRVTERCLPGNPPTADQVSAAREFAQTKLDEAFAKVPVDEVHTWVGVAGTMTTITAVALDLPEYDSTRVHLTRLSLAEVHDVCDRLIAMDHDQRAALGPMHPGRVDVIGGGAVITEVLADELARRAGVSELVVSEHDILDGIAMSIVERSADH is encoded by the coding sequence ATGACCGAGCGCATCGCCGCGGTGGACTGTGGCACGAATTCGATCCGTCTGCTGATCTCCGAGGTCGCCGCCGACGGCACCCTCACCGACGTGCACCGCGAGATGCGCATCGTGCGGCTGGGCCAGGGCGTCGACGCCACCGGCCGGCTGGCGCCCGAGGCGATCGAGCGCACCAGGGCGGCCCTGGCCGACTACGTCGACGTGATGCTCGCCCAGGGGGTTTCGCGGGTCCGCATGGTCGCCACCTCGGCCACCCGCGACGCCGCCAACCGCGACGATTTCTTCGACATGACCCGCGCCGAACTGGGCCGCGTGGTCGAGGGCGCCGTCGCCGAGGTGATCACCGGCGACGAGGAGGCGCGGCTGTCCTTCGCGGGGGCGGTGGGTGAACTGTCCGCCGACGCGGGCCCGTTCGTGGTGGTCGACCTGGGTGGCGGTTCCACCGAACTGGTCGTCGGCGACGGCGACGGCGTGCGCGCGGCCTACTCCGCCGACATCGGCTGCGTGCGCGTCACCGAACGCTGCCTGCCCGGCAACCCGCCGACCGCCGACCAGGTCAGCGCGGCCCGCGAATTCGCCCAGACCAAACTGGACGAGGCTTTCGCCAAGGTGCCGGTGGACGAGGTGCACACCTGGGTCGGCGTCGCGGGCACGATGACCACCATCACCGCAGTCGCCCTCGACCTGCCCGAATACGACTCCACCCGGGTCCATCTGACCCGGCTGAGCCTGGCCGAGGTCCACGATGTCTGCGACCGGCTGATCGCCATGGACCACGACCAGCGCGCGGCACTGGGCCCCATGCATCCCGGCCGGGTCGACGTGATCGGCGGCGGCGCGGTGATCACCGAGGTGCTGGCCGACGAACTGGCCCGGCGCGCCGGGGTTTCCGAGCTGGTCGTCAGCGAGCACGACATCCTCGACGGCATCGCGATGTCGATCGTGGAGCGATCCGCCGACCACTGA
- a CDS encoding DUF501 domain-containing protein: MTAPTERDLEIIAQQLGREPRGVLAVAYRTPDGLPAVVKTAPRLPDGTPFPTLYYLTDPRLTAEASRQESAGVMREMSERLAADPELAAAYRAAHESYLAERDEIESLGTDFTGGGMPDRVKCLHVLIAHSLAKGPGLNPFGDEAVALAADAGLRGTAIPADWPAARTSEESA; this comes from the coding sequence GTGACCGCACCGACAGAGCGCGACCTCGAGATCATCGCCCAGCAGCTGGGCCGCGAGCCGCGCGGTGTGCTCGCCGTGGCCTACCGGACTCCGGACGGTCTGCCCGCCGTGGTGAAGACCGCGCCGCGCCTGCCCGACGGCACCCCGTTCCCCACCCTGTACTACCTCACCGACCCGCGCCTGACCGCGGAGGCGAGCAGGCAGGAGTCGGCCGGGGTGATGCGCGAGATGTCCGAACGTCTCGCCGCCGATCCCGAACTGGCCGCGGCCTACCGCGCCGCGCACGAGAGCTACCTGGCCGAACGCGACGAGATCGAGTCGCTGGGCACCGACTTCACCGGCGGCGGCATGCCCGACCGGGTGAAGTGCCTGCACGTGCTGATCGCGCATTCGCTGGCGAAGGGCCCCGGCCTCAACCCGTTCGGCGACGAGGCCGTCGCCCTGGCCGCCGACGCCGGCCTGCGCGGCACCGCCATCCCCGCCGACTGGCCCGCCGCCCGCACATCCGAAGAATCGGCATAA
- a CDS encoding FtsB family cell division protein produces MTERRARGTSPGGRGDRRTSRAARSRPSHLDAAGRRTAAKRTTRRRPETATGGTRKPSGKLERGEHTILGLSTGKAVILAAVLCGLALTLAVPTRTYFSQRAEAAALAQQRAELDADLAALRDRRAQQQDPAYIRSEARDRLRLVMPGETPYIVQIPGIEAPAPPPMSTRTAAPDPWYTDLWRSISEPAPEGPR; encoded by the coding sequence ATGACCGAGCGACGTGCGCGTGGAACCAGTCCGGGTGGACGAGGCGACCGCCGCACGTCGCGGGCCGCACGCTCCCGCCCCAGTCATCTCGACGCCGCGGGCCGCCGCACCGCGGCCAAGCGCACCACCCGCCGCAGGCCGGAGACGGCCACCGGCGGCACCCGCAAGCCCAGCGGCAAGCTGGAACGCGGCGAGCACACCATCCTCGGTCTCTCGACCGGCAAGGCGGTGATCCTGGCCGCCGTGCTGTGCGGCCTGGCGCTGACGCTGGCGGTCCCGACCCGCACCTACTTCAGTCAGCGGGCCGAGGCGGCCGCGCTGGCCCAGCAGCGCGCCGAACTCGACGCCGACCTGGCCGCCCTGCGCGACCGCAGGGCCCAGCAGCAGGACCCGGCCTACATCCGGTCCGAGGCCCGCGACCGGTTGCGGCTGGTCATGCCCGGCGAAACCCCTTACATCGTGCAGATTCCCGGCATCGAAGCACCGGCGCCGCCGCCGATGAGCACCCGCACCGCGGCGCCCGACCCCTGGTACACCGACCTGTGGCGCAGCATCTCCGAACCGGCCCCGGAAGGACCAAGGTGA
- the eno gene encoding phosphopyruvate hydratase, producing the protein MAIIEQVGAREILDSRGNPTVEVEIALDDGTLTRADVPSGASTGEHEAVELRDGGDRYNGKGVTKAVEGVLDEIAPAIIGLDAVEQRTVDQVLLDLDGTPDKSRLGANALLGVSLAVARGAAESSGLELFRYLGGPNAHVLPVPMMNILNGGAHADTGVDVQEFMVAPIGAPTFREALRWGTEVYHSLKAVLKEKGLSTGLGDEGGFAPDVAGTVEALDLISLAIQRAGYKLGTDVALALDVAATEFYTAGEGYKFEGKVRTAAEMGEFYADLLTRYPLVSIEDPLSEDDWDGWVALTDSIGDKVQLVGDDLFVTNPERLEEGIAKGAANALLVKVNQIGTLTETLDAVELAHRNGYKTMMSHRSGETEDTTIADLAVAVGSGQIKTGAPARSERVAKYNQLLRIEDALGDSARYAGDVAFPRFTGEF; encoded by the coding sequence GTGGCCATCATCGAACAGGTCGGAGCGCGCGAGATCCTGGATTCGCGCGGCAATCCCACTGTCGAGGTCGAGATCGCCCTCGACGACGGCACCCTGACCAGGGCGGATGTCCCCTCCGGCGCGTCCACCGGTGAGCACGAGGCCGTCGAGCTGCGTGACGGTGGCGACCGCTACAACGGCAAGGGTGTCACCAAGGCCGTCGAGGGCGTCCTCGACGAGATCGCACCCGCCATCATCGGCCTCGACGCCGTCGAGCAGCGCACCGTCGACCAGGTCCTGCTGGACCTGGATGGCACCCCCGACAAGTCCCGCCTCGGCGCGAACGCCCTGCTCGGCGTGTCGCTGGCCGTGGCGCGCGGCGCGGCCGAGTCCTCGGGCCTGGAGCTGTTCCGCTACCTGGGCGGCCCGAACGCCCACGTGCTGCCCGTGCCGATGATGAACATCCTCAACGGTGGCGCGCACGCCGACACCGGCGTCGATGTCCAGGAGTTCATGGTCGCCCCGATCGGTGCCCCCACCTTCCGCGAGGCGCTGCGCTGGGGCACCGAGGTGTACCACTCGCTCAAGGCCGTGCTCAAGGAGAAGGGCCTGTCCACCGGCCTGGGCGACGAGGGCGGCTTCGCCCCCGACGTCGCGGGCACCGTGGAGGCGCTCGACCTGATCAGCCTGGCGATCCAGCGCGCGGGCTACAAGCTCGGCACCGATGTCGCGCTCGCGCTCGACGTGGCCGCCACCGAGTTCTACACCGCGGGCGAGGGCTACAAGTTCGAGGGCAAGGTCCGCACCGCCGCCGAGATGGGCGAGTTCTACGCCGACCTGCTGACCCGCTACCCGCTGGTCTCCATCGAGGACCCGCTGTCGGAGGACGACTGGGACGGCTGGGTCGCGCTCACCGACTCGATCGGCGACAAGGTGCAGCTGGTCGGCGACGACCTGTTCGTCACCAACCCGGAGCGCCTGGAAGAGGGCATCGCCAAGGGCGCGGCCAACGCGCTGCTGGTGAAGGTCAACCAGATCGGCACTCTCACCGAGACCCTCGACGCCGTCGAGCTGGCGCACCGCAACGGCTACAAGACGATGATGTCGCACCGGTCCGGCGAGACCGAGGACACCACCATCGCCGACCTCGCGGTCGCCGTGGGTTCGGGCCAGATCAAGACCGGCGCCCCCGCTCGCTCCGAGCGTGTCGCCAAGTACAACCAGCTGCTGCGCATCGAGGACGCCCTCGGCGACTCGGCACGCTACGCGGGTGACGTGGCCTTCCCGCGTTTCACCGGCGAGTTCTGA
- a CDS encoding lytic transglycosylase domain-containing protein, with translation MQKIGVLAAVAVTALLAGCSSLASIPGDMPPGPGTALPVIDVDAPGRAAEQLRGWADEQSGAVGIDTVALEAYGYAAAVLARSKPECGIAWTTLAGIASVESGHGTHRGASVDGDGTVRPAIIGVALDGTKNNAEIRDTDGGSLDGDTTYDRAVGPLQFIPETWRRWGVDANGDGVIDPQNIDDAALTAARYLCVRGGDLTSADGWQRALFAYNQSNKYMRVVRDRAATYSIGRRV, from the coding sequence GTGCAGAAGATCGGCGTTCTCGCCGCGGTGGCGGTGACCGCGTTGCTCGCGGGGTGTAGTTCGCTCGCCTCGATTCCCGGTGACATGCCGCCGGGTCCCGGCACCGCGCTGCCCGTGATCGACGTGGACGCGCCGGGCCGGGCGGCCGAGCAGTTACGTGGCTGGGCCGACGAGCAGTCGGGGGCGGTCGGCATCGACACGGTGGCGCTGGAGGCCTACGGGTACGCCGCCGCGGTGCTGGCGCGGTCCAAGCCCGAGTGCGGGATCGCCTGGACCACCCTGGCCGGGATCGCCAGCGTGGAGAGCGGGCACGGCACCCATCGCGGCGCGTCGGTGGACGGCGACGGCACGGTGCGGCCCGCGATCATCGGCGTCGCCCTCGACGGCACGAAGAACAATGCCGAGATCCGCGACACCGACGGCGGCAGCCTCGACGGCGACACCACCTACGACCGGGCGGTCGGGCCGTTGCAGTTCATCCCCGAGACCTGGCGTCGCTGGGGTGTCGACGCCAACGGCGACGGCGTGATCGATCCGCAGAACATCGACGACGCCGCACTCACCGCGGCCAGGTACCTCTGCGTCCGCGGTGGCGACCTGACCTCGGCCGACGGCTGGCAGCGCGCGCTGTTCGCCTACAACCAGTCGAACAAGTACATGCGGGTGGTGCGTGACCGCGCGGCCACCTACAGCATCGGCCGCCGGGTGTAG